A segment of the Carya illinoinensis cultivar Pawnee chromosome 1, C.illinoinensisPawnee_v1, whole genome shotgun sequence genome:
tcaaattatgttcaagtcacgttatgttacgtcaggccttcagtcctttcatattccagtcacgtttcatcttgagtatattcagtttatgtagaatacatggggccacaacaactgtggagtatgtatttaactacatagtgatgtatagaatacatggggccacaacaactgtggagtatgtatttacacatagaatacatggggccacaacaactatggagtatgtatttttaatgttaagtcaagtttgtgtagaatacatggggccacaacaactgtggagtatgtattcacacgtagaatacatggggccacaacaactgtggagtatgtatttttcatgttaattcaagtttcagagcaagttcatgctaagtcaagtttcagatcaagtttatgtcaagtcaagttcagttcatgattcattttaagctatgtcaattatgctatgttgtacgttaagttatgctttaattacttataaatttgattatgcatttatgcttttactgtcatacatgcatcattagtctgtatggaagttttttgttaacttgctgagatttgtaatcaaatctcactgtggtagtcccaactaccattccccccgaatggtagatcttattacaggacctgaaggaggatcaggagctgaccaactagacacagtcgactgaacgacggtgcgtcgttaatgttaatatagtagttaaattactacttgtacgatggagttgcatctccagtacttttggatcataactattttggaatagtgctgtgatcttagttattcaatggatctttatgtatgaagtatgttttaagtattgggatatttttagtttggtgcatagtattgctaaagaaaaaaattatccgctgcgaatattgcataatgttagatgcatgttaggattattgcatcttatatgtcatgaacgggggcaggtaaccttgtgttgcatgtctcgacgcttcaaatgtccgtccgatcccaaacggaatttgggagcgtcacaccACCTTTTGTGAATCACCAGGTGTTTCGCTATCATGGCTGTATTCACTGGAATctctatgcttatgtgacttaagcatctcagatttgttaaaggtaacatctctactgatgatcacctttttagactctatgcaccaaagtctatacccttttacaccagtactaaagcccaagaattttgctttcttggctctaggatcaagcttactctcTTTAGcgtgatagtaagcaggacatccgaaaacgtgtaaagagttataatcagtagcatgttgtacatctccacatttcagtgggtgtcttcccgtcattggcagatgcgggtagtcggttgatgaggtggcaggcatatgttacagcttcagcccaaaattgtttactgaatccagcatccaacaacatacatcgcactttctctagtaaagtacgattcattcgttctgccacaccattctgctgcggcgtacctcgtactgtgaagtgtctgacaattccctctctccggcatacttccatgaaggggtctgaagtgtactcacctccattatcagatctaagccgcttgatcttcctgccggtctgagtctcaaccattttcttccaatcaaggaagatttgcagcacttcatctttattctttatCGTATatacccacacacgacgagaataatcatctacaaaagttacaaaccaatgtttacctcccaaagatgcattttgggtaggtccccaaacatcagagtgcacatagtcaagtattccctgtgtattgtgtactgcggttccaaacttgatccgcctctgcttccccaatacacaatgctcacagaaagacagtttacaagtcttggcacctttgagtaagcattgcttcaccagtgtttgcaaaactttttctcctgcgtgtcccatacgcatatgccacaGACTGGAGGTGtcatcatcagtctcatctagcttctcacagcctgtggaagctcttccagcaacagtacttccttgcaagaagtacaagtttcctcgcctcaaacccttcatagccacctgaactcccattagtactttgagagttctatcttcaatggtgattctgaatccATTTGAATCCAGAgctcccagtgagatgagattctttcgCAAGTCCGGAACATACCGAACTTCTGTtagagtcttgacgctgccatcgtgcagctttaaccgaatgctacccattccctgagtcttacaggcactgtcattgcccataagtactgctccaccttcaatctttgtgaagtcagtaaaccagtcccgattgggacacatgtgataggtacatccggaatccataatccattcatcggaatgacaaatggatgatgaacttatcaaggaaaaatctgaatcatcatctctgtccacgacattggctgtggtgggttgattctgctgttgtcccttcagcttgggacaatccttcttccagtgtcctttgttgtgacaaaaggaacactcgtctctggcgagCTTTCTTCCGACTGATGAATCACGTGATGTGGCTcgggttttcgattgaaaacctttcttcttttcgGGATACCTTGACTGGGGTCTTCCTCTTGCTGTTggcgcttcacttgatgtatcttgttgtacatgtttatcttttctccggtactcattgctaattaaagagctagatacatcttcaaaactaatcttttccttctcatacaatagagtagtaatcaaatgctcatatgtatcaggcaaggaatttagcaaaagtaaagctttatcttcatcttcgattttaacatctaaatttaaaaatcagcaagaatttggttgtaactattcagatgttcagtcattgaaataccttcacgaaattggaatctgaaaagcttattcttcaagtgcaaacggctctaaatgctcttcttcatgaacttatcctccaatttctgccaaagtaccctagcatctgtctctctcatgacaaaatacttttgttctttggtaaggcataaccggattgtactacaagcttgagtattaagcttcttccaaccctAATCAGTCATATCGTCTGGCTTTTCTTCCAACGCAATAtctaactcttgttggatcaaaacgtccatgacttcacactgccacatgccgaagttgcttgttccatcgaacttttcaacttcaaacttggcatttgacacggTGGACCGACGTCCAGAGCTACTGGCATTTTCAGAGCCCCTATCTTTTccagatctttccatttgaatttagaaaatttagacacaaaatttcaaaattctaaccgtacagatgagtccggaatgatccaaatagtcggaaagcactatttgatcgttgaaatcggactccaaatggcttagatcaagcccaaagtGGATCTGAAAACGAACGGTTCTGAttgtctggcgcgtgagatgcACGCGCTGTGTAGGGCTCCTCCAGTGTTCGTTTTCGatgccgtttgcggcaacggatctATCTTGACGAGAGGAACGTTGTGGTGTGATCAAAGATTGATTTCgatcaactgcaattttctgggtagcacgaaccgaagctctgatgaatttttaccgtagaaatgaatagtaccttactaagtcagttcccaggaaagattggaagGTCACAAtagacacacttaaaatttccaatctcctagatagaacctccttagactgtacgtatccacactaccacaccaaaactccaccccacaaaaagaacctaatTGGCTCTggtaccaattgttgtgccttaaGCTGCCTTGataataaacacaaaatagatagagacaatatttaagtggttcggcaatttgcctacgtccactgagcggaaacactatattcaaaacaactctatCTCAAATGGCACACTACACACACTTCTCACACTTCTCTCTCACAATGGGATGATCTTCCCTTCATAtgacctctcctatttataggagaggctGAACCCATCTCCCTCATATTACATCGCTGAATACCAGCTCAATTCATCTGGAGGCATATGTGAGAAATATCATCACATGGATACATAAGAGGAACACAATCATATAAATTGGACACCACCACCACATGGATACCAATGAGTTGGACGGGGTCCCCCAACATTTTCTACGCATGGACAGAAACTTTGACCCGAGGACGTGTAACGAGGCGTGTTCAACTGGAACACGTACACAGATTGCCAGTCAATGCTCCAGCATATTTTCCACTCGTTGCCTCAGCAACTTGAGCTTGTTTAAGGATTGAAAAGGGCCGGGGGTTCCAATCGTAAAATTATGCTATGAAAAATTCAACTACttgtttaaaagtttaatcAATTGAGAGAAAATGGACTAGATTacagcagttttttttttttttttaataataataaaaaatccaatGGTACGAAAGGACGCTTCGAAAGTTGTGTGGCCATACAGAAAAACGAGAATAGAGATGGTGATGAAGCAGTGATTGGTTAAGCTGTGATGATGCCGACTGCTGTTTTTGGAGATATGCACAGAAAAACGATAATAGAGGTGTGATGAAGCAGTGATTGGTTAAGTTGTGATGATGCCGACTGCTGTTTTTGGAGATGTGCTAGGAAGAAAAATATGTGTACATAAACTTCTTATAAAACTGGCTTAGAGCCTTGGATGAGATACTAAGATGATCCCAGAAATTATTCAAGCGATGGCTTTCTTTGGGAGCTTAAATGGTATTTACATATGGTCCCTGTGTGCGCTCGCGCTCCCCCGCCTGTTTCTGTTATCTTCTTAAGCATCACAACTTCTAGCATGACCTGTAGTGAATTTCTAGACTTTTTCTTCTGAGGTTAAGAGCTTATGTCTTTAAATGTAATCTTAAAGAAGGATATTTTAAGATTTTGCTTTTTCAATGTGGAATGGACGATGACTTGTATACGCTATTGCGCCTTTGCTATCAATCCCTTGAAGTTCACCCGTTGTTGTATTTTTGGCAGGCTGCTgtaattttctgggaaaaaaatttcttatacTGCAGGAGAAAATCCACGGGCCTCTTTGTTTtaatctctattttatttcatcgaattttctggttttttcttttgttttgctcGAATCTTTTAGATATTTCTCACAGTTTCTCTCAAAATTTATGAGCCTTTTCTTTTTaacctctattttatttcattgaatTTCTGGTTTCTCCTTCCTTGCATGAATCTTTTAGAATTCTCAGTCTTTGTTTTGATGAATATGCAGTGGGGTTCccatggatttgtgaaggagaAATCAGTTTGGGTTCTTACTGCATTCAAAAGACAGTCATAGATGGTGTAAATCTGCTCTTCCTCTGTGCTTTCTACCTATTTTTCCTCATAGGATTTATAGGAAAACGTTCTGCCCGAGGTAGCAATGAAAAAGATTGGATCTTGGTAGTGGTTTCCATCTGTTGTGCTCTTTGCAGCATTGTTTATGTTACTGCCGGTATATGGAATCTAACGGCCAGAAATGACGAGTTCAATCAAATGAGCTGGCTGGTTTCCTTCGTTAGAGGACTGGTTTGGATCTCTTTTACAGCATCTTTGCTTGTTCAATCGTCAAAACCCATCAGGGTTCTAAACTCTGTTTGGTGGGTGCTGTCCTTTGCATTGGTTTCAGCTCTGAATATCGAAGTTCTGCTAAGATCACGTAGCATTGAGATTTTGGACATGGTGCCTTGGCCTATTAACTTTTTGCTTTTCCTTTGTGCACTTAGGAATCTCTGTCACTTTGTTTCTAGACATAACCTAGACAGCAGTCAAGCTGAACCTCTACTGGCcaaaaagattgagaaaagcCAAACAGATTTAGGCCAGGCCAGTGTTCTTAGCAAATTGACATTTTCTTGGATTAATCCTTTACTAAGCTTGGGCTACTCAAAACCATTAGCTCTTGAAGACATTCCTTCTCTAGTTTCCAAAGATGAAGCCAACTTTGCCTACCAAAAGTTTGCTCATGCATGGGATTCCCTATCAAGGGAGACGAGCTCGAACAAAACTCGGAACTTGGTTTTAATTGCCATTGCAAAAGTTTACTTGAAAGAAAATATGTACATAGGATTTTGTGCATTTCTTAGGACAATTTGTGTAGTTTGTGCACCTCTACTACTCTTTGCTTTTGTAAATTATTCAAATCGCAATGATAGGAATCTGGATGAAGGTCTATCTATTGTGGGATGTCTAATTCTTGTCAAGGTTGTTGAGTCTTTGTCTCAAAGGCACTGGTTCTTTGATTCAAGGAGGTCAGGAATGAGGATGAGATCCGCTCTAATGGTGGCAGTCTACCAAAAGCAGTTAAAGCTTTCGTGTTTGGGAAGGAGAAGGCACTCAACTGGGGAGATAGTGAATTATATTTCAGTTGACGCCTATCGAATGGGTCAATTTCCATGGTGGTTGCATTTAACATGGAGCCTTGGATTGCAGCTTTTCCTAGCCGTTGCCATTCTTTTTGGGGTTGTGGGTCTTGGAGCTCTTCCTGGTTTAGTTCCTCTTCTCATTTGTGGACTCCTCAATGTGCCTTTTGCAAAAGTACTACAGAAGTGTCAGTCTCAGTTTATGATTGCCCAAGATTTGAGACTGAGATCCACTTCTGAGATCCTAAACAATATGAAGGTCATAAAGTTGCAATCATGGGAAGAGaaattcaagaatttgattaagTCCCTCCGTGACGATGAATTCAAATGGTTGGCTCAAGCACAGTTTAAGAAGGTTTATGGCACCGTATTGTATTGGATATCTCCGACCGTCATTTCTTCAGTAATCTTCTTGGGTGTTGCCATTTTCGACAGCGCCCCACTAAATGCTAGTACTATCTTTACAGTTCTTGCAACATTGAGGAACATGGGGGAGCCTGTCAGAATGATACCGGAGGCTCTTTCTGCTTTGATCCAAGTGAAGGTATCTCTGGATCGTCTTAATACTTTCCTGCTTGCTGAGGACCTGAAAAATGATGAAATCTGGAGAATCCCCTTTCAGAACTCGGAAAAGAGGGTGAAGATACAAGATGGCAATTTCAGTTGGGATCCAGAAAAATTGACTCCAACTCTAAGAGAAGTGAACTTAGAAATAAAATGGGGCCAGAAAGTTGCTGTTTGTGGGCCAGTGGGGGCTGGGAAATCATCACTTCTTAATGCTATACTAGGGGAGATACCCAAGATTTCAGGAACggtgagtatatatatatatctatatatatattttttttttggaaaaaaaaagtattattttccTTCAGAATTTGTGCGACTGATTTTGGTCTTTCATGGTGACAAACAGGTTAATGTATTCGGTTCCATTGCTTttgtttctcaaatttcttggaTCCAAAGTGGGACGATTCGAGATAACATACTCTTTGGAAAGCCTATGGACGAGACTAGATATGAGAAGGCCATAAGAGCATGTGCTCTAGACAAGGACATCAACAGTTTCAGCCACGGGGATCTCACGGAAATAGGTGAGAGAGGGCTTAACATGAGTGGAGGACAGAAACAGAGGATTCAACTTGCTCGAGCTGTATACAGTGATACAGACACCTATCTCCTCGACGACCCATTTAGTGCAGTAGATGCACATACAGCTGCGACTTTGTTTAATGTAAGAAGACAAACTTTTAAGTTTCATGTGCATCAAATCTAGGACACATCAATGATCAAACTGTGGGATTGCAGGACTGTGTCATGGCTGCCCTTGAAAATAAGACTGTCATTCTAGTGACGCATCAAGTGGAGTTTCTCTCAGAAGTCGATAAGATTCTGGTAGTATTACCAAAACTACGTTTGTTATTCATGTTATCCATGTGCACGgtacatttttcttataaataagcGTTATGTTTCTTAACTTGCCAGGTTATGGAGGGTGGGAAAATTACTCAATCGGGAAGCTATGAGGAGCTCTTGACAGCTGGGACAGCATTTGAACAGCTCGTGAATGCTCATAGAGATGCAATGACTGGTTTGGGTCGTTCCGCTGATACCAGTCAAGGAGAATCTCAGAACGGAGATATAGTTCAGCCAGAGGAgtctcaaaaggaaaacaacGAGGGGACAACTACTGCGAAGGGAGTACCAGGAGTACAACTaacagaagaagaggaaatggaGATTGGTGATGTTGGATGGAAGCCATTCTGGGATTATATCCGTGTCCCAAGGGGAatgcttctttttattttaggcgtatttaatgtgtttggttttgTTGCTCTTCAGGCCGCTTCAACTTATTGGCTGGCTGTAGGCATTCAAATTCCTAACGTCTCTAGTGGCATCTTGATTGGAGTTTACGCTGCAATTTCAACACTTAGTGCTGTCTTTGTATATCTAAGGTCTCTATTTACAGCCCATCTAGGATTAAAAGCTTCTGCAACCTTCTTTTCTGGTTTCACCAATGCCATATTTAAAGCTCCCATGTTATTCTTCGATTCAACTCCTGTTGGGCGGATTTTGACTCGAGTAAGATTACTTCCTTATCGTCCATAATGGAATAGAAAAATATACTGTATTTTGTAACCTTGAAAGTTGGAAGTGTATCTCTTCTCTAGAGCCGGTACTCGTTTGCACATTCATGTTATCATTTTTCTCTTGCAGGCTTCATCAGACTTGAGCATTGTGGATTTCGACATACCTTTCTCCATCATCTTTGTTGCAGCTGCTAGTATTGAACTTCTGGGCACGATAGGAATTATGGCCGCCGTCACATGGCAGGTTCTCATTGTAGCTATTCTTGCCGTAGTAGGTGGAAAATACGTTCAGGTATATAgatcaaatattcaaactctTGTTTTCTTGAATTTCTATCTTCAATGATGAGATGACAAATTAAGTCAACTTCGTACTTTTACTTAAAGGGGTATTATCAAGCCTCTGCAAGGGAACTAATAAGGATCAATGGAACTACAAAAGCACCAGTTATGAATTATGCAGCTGAGACATCACTTGGAGTGGTCACTATTAGAGCTTTTAACATGGCGGACAGGTTTTTCCGGAACTATCAAAAGCTCATTGACACAGATGCGAGACTTTTCTTCTATTCAAATGTATCCATGGAGTGGTTAATTATAAGGATCGAATTTCTTCAGAATTTGACCCTCTTCACTGCagcttttcttcttgttttagtTCCTAAGGGGTTTATAGCTCCAGGTACCGTTACTTTGTTACGACTGCCTATTTTTCATGGCATTTTCAGTCTATTCAGACGCTGATCATAACTTCCTCTTTCTTGGGTGGTCTACAGGACTTGTGGGGCTCTCTCTTTCTTATGCTCTGTCACTAACAGGCACCCAAATTTTTTTGACTCGATGGTATTGCTATTTATCAAACTACCTCATCTCAGTCGAACGGATCAAACAATTCATGCACATACCACAGGAGCCTCCGGCAATCGTTGAGGACAAGAGGCCACCATCTTCATGGCCTTCAAAGGGTAGGATAGAGTTGCAAGATTTGACGGTAATAAAGCTACTTGAATTCTTATATCCAAGTTTTTTGAGTTCTTTACACTGCCACCATATCACCGATCACCTCAAGTTGTAATTGATGAATTTGACATGCACCAACTATTCTTTCTTTGGGTTTGTTGCAGATAAAATATCGTCCAAATGCCCCATTAGTTCTTAAGGGAATCACATGCACATTCAAAGAAGGGAGTAAAGTAGGAGTTGTGGGAAGAACTGGAAGCGGTAAAACTACACTAATAAGTGCTTTGTTTCGTTTAGTAGAACCTGCAAGTGGGAAAATTCTTGTAGATGGACTAGATATATGCTCCATGGGTTTGAAGGATTTAAGAATGAAACTCAGCATCATACCTCAAGAGCCAACTCTTTTCAGGGGTAGCGTCCGGACTAACTTGGATCCTCTGGGTCTTTTCTCTGACGATGAAATATGGAAGGTTGGCCAGCAAATGATTCTCACATTGATCAAATTCTTCTGAAAagcgttttttttttaatgtttatctTTGCATGTTGGACTCAAACCAGCTAACTTTCTCATTTATAGGCTCTTGAAAAGTGCCAACTTAAGGCAACAATCAGCAGCCTACCAAATCTGCTAGACTCTTCTGGTTAGTTTATGATCTTTACGTGAAGAAACTGGAATAATGTGATGTTAAAGCAAATACAGGCAATATTGCTCATTAACAAACCATGTATGTTTAACAGTGAGTGATGAAGGTGAGAATTGGAGTGCGGGGCAGCGCCAACTCTTTTGCCTAGGAAGAGTCCTCCTCAAAAGGAATAAAATTCTGGTTCTTGATGAAGCTACTGCTTCCATAGATTCTGCAACAGATGCTATTCTACAGAAAATTATCAGGCAGGAATTCTCTGAATGCACGGTGATAACCGTAGCTCATAGAGTTCCAACTGTTATTGACAGTGACATGGTCATGGTCCTCTCTTATGGTATGGTCTTACTTTCCAAACTCTGATATATCTATAGATCCATCTCTACAAACCCAATTTGGAATGGGTCTAAACTAGACATGATggcaattattttttacaataatctTCTGGTGCTAGacaactatataaaataaataaataaaaagtgctAGGCTTAAGGGCTCCCTACTAATCTGGGTTGGTTTGGACTTGCAGGGAAACTTGTAGAATATGATGAGCCTACGAAGCTTATGGTGACAAACTCCTCCTTCTCTAAGCTTGTAGCTGAATATTGGTCTAGTTGCAGGAGGAACTCCTACCAGGATTTCAGCAAATCCTGAGAAAAAGCTTGCATTTGGCATATAAACCATGCACAGTAACTTGAAATGGCCccatcattttatttgtaattgTCTCAAGTGATTGCATAAACACATTATCCTAAGGCACTGTCGTAGCAGAATTTAGGACTGTCTGAGAATATAGGTAAGATTCTATGATTATTGAATAATAAAAGCAAACTTTGTTATTAATCGAGCTACATGAGATATGACCCAAGATGAGACCTTTTGACCTATTCTCTCTATCACCCACCACTCAATATTATCAATATTCTTTGACTTCCAAATGATCTTATAATAATGGTTACGAATTCTTCTTCTCTGTCACCATCCAATCAATAGAAATGTCGTAAGCATAtaaaatacttcataaaaaaaattactaataaaAATTACCAATTGGGCCCGTGGAGAAGCTTGCTCAGGTCCACAATCGTACATCCTGTACCCAATCTGGCCAACTAGCCAAGTTAGTGCAACAGGGCTTTAGAATTAGTTCGGCCAGCAACAGAGCCCAGCGTTTCAAGACAGTTTCTATAAGGGCTGCTTTTCTTCAATCTGGGCTTCTGAAAAAagatcaataataaaaattagaaaaaatataattataagtacaattatatactaatctgtacattaatataatgtgattgattaaaaaataaattttattaaaaataatattaatttaaattttaaatatgattgaatcagtattggtacataaATTATACGTGATTATACTTTTATGtagtaaaattctaaaaattaaaaccaaaatatatatacaagaatACTCAAACCTTCATCAAGGGGATGCCACGACAAACATGGCATCCCACGGAGGGATAAGTTTTTTAACATGAATTAATATAGGACtcaaaaatagatatttttgaACGTCCAGTGATCATTTTTAAAGAATATGAGACTCACAGACTAGTAATtaaattttcctaaaaatacCCATAAATTCCGAACTTCAAAGTGACCACTGATGTCTAAAGAAAGGCAACGAACGGAAGGTCTTCCTAGTAAATAGAGGAAAAGGTCGATCAAACGGTGGCattattctttcattttttattgcCTGTATTTAGGTCAATCTATGAATCTGGTTGAAGAACGTATGTACGATATCTGAACCTTTAGTGCCATTGCCATTTTGATTATTCATTATAGAGTAGAGATATTTGCATGATTGAATATGTGGTAGGTGATGTGGGCCAAAATGCACaagagacatatatatatatatatataaagaagtgCTCTAACcacaaataaattacacaaaagtaagtAATAGATTGACATGTCTTCATGTAAtctgttaaatctattttataataaaaataacattacaatctaacgtactgAGTCAAGTCacgtaatttataaatttacttttatctaATCACTTTGTGaataaagtatttctcatataatatataaataaagtcgtatactaatctgcataccaatactgatttcttcatatttaaaatttaaattagtatttattttaataaaatctactttttaactaatcacattatattgatgtacatattagtacacaattatatttacaactagatttttctaatatatatatatatatatatatgcgcgcGCGCGCGTATACAAAGGAGTTAGCTTCGATTGGAGATTGAAAAACACTAAGCACGCCAGGtccttcaaaaagtttggaTTGTTGTCGCTTTGTTTGATTTTCCGCCCACATGTATCACCTCCCAGAACACAAAAGACAACCATGCAAACAGGACGCAACAATacgagaaaaaagaaagggaaaaaaaaaaaaagtttttataaagTTATGATGGAGAATTTTTCATTAGATGTACGTAATAGATCATCATCATGTGGATGCATGATATCCAATATCCATGGGAGAAGGACGAGATGCCACAAAAGAAATGGATGGATGATAACATTAATGGGGTAACCCACATGgcaaacatatacatatacatagaatgaatttaaagctACTGCTAGTGGACTTATCCTTTTCATTTGACAGAGATTCCTCGACCTATGAATATAATTAGGTTTCAGGAAAGACAAGGAATGGAAAAGTTCCATTGGGCGAGATTGTCCACTATATTAATATGTGCAAACGTAACAACAGCTACATTTAGTTCAAAATCAAGAAACATGTAAAAGATGCACGTGAAAGAAGATTACCATGAAATATTGAAAGAGTGGTGAGTGGAGTAGGCACTCATCAGAATCTAAatcttcatttttccatatcaaTCTCTTTCTGTTCTGTTTAATTGCCACCACTATCGAGATAAATTTCCCCTCCACTCTTGTTTTTCTCTTAATTTCTTATGGTGATTTAGAAACTAAATACAAGATTGATTGATACTTCTGATGCTTTTGTCCTCCAGTTATGTTTATTCTGCTCTCCCAAACAGTGGCGAGAATCAAGAAATATATGAGAATGAAACCGAGAATatctgtattttattttttatactcatCTCTATCACCCGAACCTATGAATATGCTGCCAAAGCCAAAAAGGCACGATAAAGTTGCAATATTGCTAGCATGGGCAGTAGCTGGAAACCCGAATACTTATGCTGCTAATCAAGTAACTGGGAGAACTTGCAAAttgcatatttaattaattataatggaTCCCTGATAGAGATTTAATAAACAGCCTCTATACGCTTGATGTTTTGCAGATGGAATCCAGATAGGCAAGTTCTTCCTTGGTAATGgcatctcattccacaaccttGATCTTTGCATGAGTTGGCTCCAAATCAT
Coding sequences within it:
- the LOC122281522 gene encoding ABC transporter C family member 8-like isoform X1, which encodes MIPEIIQAMAFFGSLNVGFPWICEGEISLGSYCIQKTVIDGVNLLFLCAFYLFFLIGFIGKRSARGSNEKDWILVVVSICCALCSIVYVTAGIWNLTARNDEFNQMSWLVSFVRGLVWISFTASLLVQSSKPIRVLNSVWWVLSFALVSALNIEVLLRSRSIEILDMVPWPINFLLFLCALRNLCHFVSRHNLDSSQAEPLLAKKIEKSQTDLGQASVLSKLTFSWINPLLSLGYSKPLALEDIPSLVSKDEANFAYQKFAHAWDSLSRETSSNKTRNLVLIAIAKVYLKENMYIGFCAFLRTICVVCAPLLLFAFVNYSNRNDRNLDEGLSIVGCLILVKVVESLSQRHWFFDSRRSGMRMRSALMVAVYQKQLKLSCLGRRRHSTGEIVNYISVDAYRMGQFPWWLHLTWSLGLQLFLAVAILFGVVGLGALPGLVPLLICGLLNVPFAKVLQKCQSQFMIAQDLRLRSTSEILNNMKVIKLQSWEEKFKNLIKSLRDDEFKWLAQAQFKKVYGTVLYWISPTVISSVIFLGVAIFDSAPLNASTIFTVLATLRNMGEPVRMIPEALSALIQVKVSLDRLNTFLLAEDLKNDEIWRIPFQNSEKRVKIQDGNFSWDPEKLTPTLREVNLEIKWGQKVAVCGPVGAGKSSLLNAILGEIPKISGTVNVFGSIAFVSQISWIQSGTIRDNILFGKPMDETRYEKAIRACALDKDINSFSHGDLTEIGERGLNMSGGQKQRIQLARAVYSDTDTYLLDDPFSAVDAHTAATLFNDCVMAALENKTVILVTHQVEFLSEVDKILVMEGGKITQSGSYEELLTAGTAFEQLVNAHRDAMTGLGRSADTSQGESQNGDIVQPEESQKENNEGTTTAKGVPGVQLTEEEEMEIGDVGWKPFWDYIRVPRGMLLFILGVFNVFGFVALQAASTYWLAVGIQIPNVSSGILIGVYAAISTLSAVFVYLRSLFTAHLGLKASATFFSGFTNAIFKAPMLFFDSTPVGRILTRASSDLSIVDFDIPFSIIFVAAASIELLGTIGIMAAVTWQVLIVAILAVVGGKYVQGYYQASARELIRINGTTKAPVMNYAAETSLGVVTIRAFNMADRFFRNYQKLIDTDARLFFYSNVSMEWLIIRIEFLQNLTLFTAAFLLVLVPKGFIAPGLVGLSLSYALSLTGTQIFLTRWYCYLSNYLISVERIKQFMHIPQEPPAIVEDKRPPSSWPSKGRIELQDLTIKYRPNAPLVLKGITCTFKEGSKVGVVGRTGSGKTTLISALFRLVEPASGKILVDGLDICSMGLKDLRMKLSIIPQEPTLFRGSVRTNLDPLGLFSDDEIWKALEKCQLKATISSLPNLLDSSVSDEGENWSAGQRQLFCLGRVLLKRNKILVLDEATASIDSATDAILQKIIRQEFSECTVITVAHRVPTVIDSDMVMVLSYGKLVEYDEPTKLMVTNSSFSKLVAEYWSSCRRNSYQDFSKS